The DNA window TCAGGACGACGGGGGTTCCGAAATACAGGACTTTGATACCTGGAACGGTGTGCATGCATCAATCGTCCGCCGCCGCACCCGTCCCCACCGGCGGATTCCGGACCTGTCACCGATCAAGCGCGGCGACCCTGAGGAGCTCCAGAAACGCCGCGACCGCCGCGCTGTCCTCCACCCCTTCGGGGGTCGCGACGAAGACCGACCGCGGGGTCACTTCCTGAGGATCCAGCGCTACCACGACCACGTCCGACCGCACCGAGGCGGCCGCCAACGTCGGGACCAGCGTGACGCCCAGTCCGGCCGCCACGAATCCCTGCTTCGCGGACCATTCCAGGACCACGTAAGGGATCTGCGGCCGGAAGTCCGAGTCCTGCACTCCGGCGATCAGCGTGTCCTGCGTGCGCGGCTGGCCCGCGATCCAGTTCTCGCCCTCGAGATCGGCCAGCGACAGCATGTCCCGGGCCGCCAGGCGGTGGCCGAGCGGCAGCGCCACCGACAAGGCGTCGTCCATCAGCTTGCGCAGATGGACGCCCTCGAAGGCCGGCTCGGGATGCGCCGTCCCGACGACCGCCAGGTCCAGATCCCCTTCGCGGACGTCCACGACCAGCCCGCGGGTGAGCCCTTCGGTATGCGTCACGACGACCGCCGGATGCGCCCGCCGGAACTTCGCGATCGCCCGCGGGATCAGGGCCATGTCGGCCGTCGGGATCGCGCCGATCCGGAGGCCCCCGCCGCCCAACGTCCGGACGGCCCGTACATCGGCCACAGCGGCCCGCAGACGGCCTACGACGGCCGTCGCGTGCGGCACCAAGGCCCGGCCTTCCTCCGTCAGCCGTACGCCCCGTGGGAGGCGGTCGAACAGCGGGCCTCCGACCGACGACTCGAGCACGGCTATCTGACGCGATATCGCCGACTGCGTGTAGCCGAGCGAACCGGCCGCCGCGGTGAACGACTCGCGCCGCGCGACCTCCAGGAAGACTTCGAGCAATGCGGTGTCCATGGCGAGCCATGCTAGTCGGGCATGGGATTCATGCCGACTATTCGCTTCTGGTATCACGGCTCGCGGACATAGCTTCGCCCCATGACCGCTTTCACTCTCGACAATCCCGCCGGCGTCCCCAGTTCGCAGCACAAAGCCTTCTCCAACGTCGCCGTGATCCCGCTCGGCGACCGCACCCTGCTGATGCTCGCCGGCCAGGTGGCGTGGGACGACGACCACAAGATCGTCGGCGGCGGCGACCTGCGCGCCCAGACCCGCCGGGTCATGGACCTGATCGTCCAGCTGCTGGCGGCGCACGGCGCGACCCTGGCGGACGTCGTCAGCCTCCGGACGTTCCTGACCGACATCTCGCGCATCCGCGAGTACGGCGACGTGCGCGGCGAGTACTTCCAGGGACTGCCCGCACCGACCAGCACCACGGTCGAGGTCGCGTCGCTGTTCCTGCCGGAGGCGCTGATCGAGGTCGAGGCGACCGCCGTCATCTGAAACCATATCGAGGCCGTTTTCTCAGGTCAGCGGCCCACAACGGGCCTATCCTGGCTGGGTGCCAACGGTTCGAGTCGGCGACATCGACGTCTACTACGAGATCCACGGCGAGGGCCCGCCCCTGGTGTTCATCGGCGGCCTCGGCGTGGATCTGACCGTGTTCGCACCCTTCACCGACCTGCTGGCGCGCACCTTCCGCGTGCTCACCTTCGACAACCGCGGCGCGGGCCGCACCGACAAGCCCGACGCGCCGTATTCGATCCCGATGATGGCCGACGACACCCTCGGCCTCATGGACGCCCTCGGCATAGCCCGAGCGAACGTCGTCGGCGTATCGATGGGCGGCCGCATCGCCATGGAACTCGCCGCCGAACACCCGTCCCGCATCGACCGCCTGGTCCTGATCTCCACAGCCGCCACCGGAACCGGCCGATTACGCATGTCGCTCCCGGCCCGGATCCTGGGCCTCGCGAAACGCCTGCACCTCCTGCGCGCGGAGGGAGAGACCCAACGCCAACCGCACTACGCGCACCACCACCAACTCACCGCCAGCACCACCTACGACGGCACCGACCGCCTCCCCGCCATCAGCGCTCCCACCCTGATCCTGCACGCCCGCCGCGACCGCAGCATGAAGCCCGCCGCCGCCCTCGCCACCCGCGTCGGCATCCGCGACTCCGAGATCGAGTTCTTCCGCGGCGGCCACATGTTCTTCCTGCTGACCCAGCGCGACGCCGTCGCGGCGCGGGTCGAGGACTTCCTGCAGGACTGGCGGGACCGACGGTGGCCGTCGACGCTGGCGGAGATCTAGCGAACCAACCCCACAGCCGCGCGCAACCCCTTCACAAACCGCGCCGGCTCGTACCGCCCCGGATCGGTCAGCACCAGCCGAGCCGCCATCTCCGCGAGCGTCACCACCGTGTGCGCGATCAACTCCGGGTCCAGATCGGCCGGCGCGTCGAACGTCCGCGTGATCCACCGCCCCAACTCCTGCGCCGAGGCCAGCACCAGCCCCCGCGTCTCCTCGCGCGCCGCGTTGAACTGCGGGGGCATGTCGGCCATCGGCAGCACGATGCAGGACCACCGCTCCGGCGCCGCCCGGACCGCGGCCAGGAACCCGTCGAGCGCGTCGGCCAGGACGTCCGCGGGATGCGCTCCGTCCTTGAGACCTTTGCGCAGCCCCGGCAGCAACTCCACCAACTGCTCCAGCGCGGCCCCCTGCTCCCGCTGCAGCAACTCCCCCAGCAGCGCCTCCCGGTTCGGGAACACCCCGTAGACCACGGGCTTGGTGACCCCCGCGCCCGCTGCCACCGCTTCCATAGTCACCGCCGCGTGCCCGTCCCGGACGACGATCCGCAGCGCCGCGTCCAGCAACTCCCTGCGACGCTGCTCGATCGGTACCCGCGGCGCGTACTCGCGCCGCCGCCGTCCGTTCTCCGCCACCACCGGCCCCTTTACAAAGCTACTCCCGCGTAGCATATTGCTACGCGCCGGTAGTAATTCCGGCTCCCACTGTAGAGGAGGCACACAAGATGCCCCACCCCACCGCCGAGGAAGTCCCCGTCTCCCCCGACCGCGGACCGCTACGCAGCCTCGACAACGGCTTCTTCGGCCCGGACTCGGTGAGCTGGCGGGTCTGGACGTCGCCGACCTCGCTGATCGGGTTCCAGCGCGCCGTCGTGCTCGAGCACTTCGACCCTCCGCTGGCCGCGGCGGTCGCCGACAGCGGCGGCATCTACGAGGACCCGCACGGCCGCCTCGACCAGACCCTCGCCTACTTCCTCACAGTGGCCGTCGGCGACAGCCGCACAGTGGTTCAAGCCTCGGAATTCCTCATGCGTGTCCACGCCAAAGCCACCGGTGTCGAACCCATTACCGGGAAACGCTATAGCGCCAACAACCCAGAGTCCCAACTGTGGATCCACCTAACGGGATGGCACAGTGTTCTGAAGTGTTACGAGCTCTATGGCCCCGGCCGCTTGTCCAAGGCCGACGAGGACCGCTACTGGGCCGAGTGCCGCATCGCCGCCGAGCTCCAGACCTGCGACCCCGCCGACGTTCCGCGCAACCGCGAAGAGGTCAAGGCGTACTTCGAGAAAGTGCGTCCGCAGTTGAGCTCTTCAGAGCGTGCGCACCGCGGAATGCACTACCTGCTCTACCCGCCGCTCAAGAAGGTCGGCTTCCGGATCTGGGCCGCGTCCCGCTTCACCGCGATCCTGAGCATTCACTCGCTGCCGAAATGGATGCGCCGTACAGGCGGGTTCCACCAGTGGCGGCTTATAGACCTCGGCATACGTATAGCGCAGCCATTCATCCGTATAGGGACGCGCATCGCAAAGGTGCCGCGCATCGGTATCACGGTCATCTCACCGGTCGCCCCGGTAACCGGCAAGGTTCTGCGCCAGCACTACAGATCCGCGCCGCCGCAGACCCCCGCGGTCCTCAGCCCCGCGCAAGCCCGCGAACTCCACGGAACGATGGGCTCACGCCGCGCCGATCAGCAGAAGCAGGCCGTATCCCCGAACGGATAGCCCGCTCAGGCCTGCTGGCGGTCCAGTTCGATAGCCCTGCGCAGCGCCTTGCGCGCACGCGACCGGTCCCGGGCGTCGTTGTAAGCCAGCGACAACCGGTACCACCCGCGCCAATCCTCCGGATCGGCCTCGACCTCTGCCTTGCGCTTCTCGAAGATCTCGTCGGCGGCCTTCAGATCCGGCCGCCCCGAGGGCCGGCGCGGGATCTCCTCGGTCGGCCACAGGCCCTCGGCCTCCAGCCGGGTCCCGAGGCGCGAGGAGGCATTGCCCATCCGCACCTCGGTGACCACGAACCAGGCCCCCACCACCGGCAGCATCAGCACGCCGAGCCCGAACACCACGAGCACCGGCTTGCCGGTCGCCATCAGCCACACCCCGCGCTGGACGGCCAGCAGCAGGTAGAAGCACAGGATGACGACCAGGATCAGGGCCGTGGTGCGGTTGCGCATGAGGAGAAACGGTGCCTATCGGGGTTCGCAGTGTTCTATCGCGTTCAGATGTCCAGCAACGCGTCCAGGCCGACGGTCAGGCCGGCCGGGAGCGTCCCGGTCTTCTTGCAGGCCAGCACCACGCCGGGCATGAACGAGGCGCGGTCCAGCGAGTCGTGGCGGATCGTCAGCGTCTCGCCGACGCTGCCGAGCAGCACTTCCTGGTGCGCGATCAGGCCGCGCAGCCGGACCGAGTGCACGGGGATGCTCTCGACCACCGCGCCGCGCGCACCGTCCAGACCGGTCTTCGTGGCATCGGGCATCGGCGCGCTCCCGGCCGCGGCGCGGGCCTCGGCGACCAGCTCCGCGGTGCGGGTGGCGGTGCCCGAGGGCGCGTCGACCTTGTCCGGGTGGTGCAGCTCGACGATCTCCACGCTCTCGAAGTACGGCGCCGCCGTCGCCGCGAACCGCATCATCAGCACGGCGCCGATGGAGAAGTTCGGGGCGACCAGAACCCGCACGTCGGTGCCGTGCAGCAGCGCGCGGACCTGGTCCTGGCGGGCCTCGTCGAAGCCGGAGGTGCCGACCACCACGTTGATCCCGTTGCGGACGCAGAACTCGATGTTCTGCACGGTCACGCCGGGGTGCGTGAAGTCGACCGCGACCTCGGCGCCGGCCTCGACCGCGCGCTGCGGGTCGTCGTCGGCGTCGATCTGGGCGACCAGGTCCAGGCCCGGCGCGTCCAGCACGGCGCGGCAGACGGCCTGCCCCATCCGGCCGGCCGCCCCGAACACCGCGACCTTCACCACCGACTGGCCCAGAGCCTGCGTCACACTGGTCATCCCAGGGCCCCTTCGAACGATGAAGCGTCCTCGTAGTCGCCGATGACG is part of the Catenulispora sp. EB89 genome and encodes:
- a CDS encoding LysR family transcriptional regulator yields the protein MDTALLEVFLEVARRESFTAAAGSLGYTQSAISRQIAVLESSVGGPLFDRLPRGVRLTEEGRALVPHATAVVGRLRAAVADVRAVRTLGGGGLRIGAIPTADMALIPRAIAKFRRAHPAVVVTHTEGLTRGLVVDVREGDLDLAVVGTAHPEPAFEGVHLRKLMDDALSVALPLGHRLAARDMLSLADLEGENWIAGQPRTQDTLIAGVQDSDFRPQIPYVVLEWSAKQGFVAAGLGVTLVPTLAAASVRSDVVVVALDPQEVTPRSVFVATPEGVEDSAAVAAFLELLRVAALDR
- a CDS encoding RidA family protein — translated: MTAFTLDNPAGVPSSQHKAFSNVAVIPLGDRTLLMLAGQVAWDDDHKIVGGGDLRAQTRRVMDLIVQLLAAHGATLADVVSLRTFLTDISRIREYGDVRGEYFQGLPAPTSTTVEVASLFLPEALIEVEATAVI
- a CDS encoding alpha/beta fold hydrolase, yielding MPTVRVGDIDVYYEIHGEGPPLVFIGGLGVDLTVFAPFTDLLARTFRVLTFDNRGAGRTDKPDAPYSIPMMADDTLGLMDALGIARANVVGVSMGGRIAMELAAEHPSRIDRLVLISTAATGTGRLRMSLPARILGLAKRLHLLRAEGETQRQPHYAHHHQLTASTTYDGTDRLPAISAPTLILHARRDRSMKPAAALATRVGIRDSEIEFFRGGHMFFLLTQRDAVAARVEDFLQDWRDRRWPSTLAEI
- a CDS encoding TetR/AcrR family transcriptional regulator → MAENGRRRREYAPRVPIEQRRRELLDAALRIVVRDGHAAVTMEAVAAGAGVTKPVVYGVFPNREALLGELLQREQGAALEQLVELLPGLRKGLKDGAHPADVLADALDGFLAAVRAAPERWSCIVLPMADMPPQFNAAREETRGLVLASAQELGRWITRTFDAPADLDPELIAHTVVTLAEMAARLVLTDPGRYEPARFVKGLRAAVGLVR
- a CDS encoding oxygenase MpaB family protein, with amino-acid sequence MPHPTAEEVPVSPDRGPLRSLDNGFFGPDSVSWRVWTSPTSLIGFQRAVVLEHFDPPLAAAVADSGGIYEDPHGRLDQTLAYFLTVAVGDSRTVVQASEFLMRVHAKATGVEPITGKRYSANNPESQLWIHLTGWHSVLKCYELYGPGRLSKADEDRYWAECRIAAELQTCDPADVPRNREEVKAYFEKVRPQLSSSERAHRGMHYLLYPPLKKVGFRIWAASRFTAILSIHSLPKWMRRTGGFHQWRLIDLGIRIAQPFIRIGTRIAKVPRIGITVISPVAPVTGKVLRQHYRSAPPQTPAVLSPAQARELHGTMGSRRADQQKQAVSPNG
- the dapB gene encoding 4-hydroxy-tetrahydrodipicolinate reductase, which codes for MTSVTQALGQSVVKVAVFGAAGRMGQAVCRAVLDAPGLDLVAQIDADDDPQRAVEAGAEVAVDFTHPGVTVQNIEFCVRNGINVVVGTSGFDEARQDQVRALLHGTDVRVLVAPNFSIGAVLMMRFAATAAPYFESVEIVELHHPDKVDAPSGTATRTAELVAEARAAAGSAPMPDATKTGLDGARGAVVESIPVHSVRLRGLIAHQEVLLGSVGETLTIRHDSLDRASFMPGVVLACKKTGTLPAGLTVGLDALLDI